Within Gymnogyps californianus isolate 813 chromosome 27, ASM1813914v2, whole genome shotgun sequence, the genomic segment tttgtggttttttggggggaatttttttcatttcaagttaGCATTAAGCAACGCCGCAGCCTGCCCCATCTGCTGCTGGAGTCCCTCCAAGCACAGCAAGCCACGAGCGCCGAGACGGTTACAGCGCCGCGCGGGGGGGAGGCGAGTGGGCGTGCGGCGGCTGCGGCACACGCGCTCGCATCTGCCCATGACCTTTTTGGAGgaaggaggggttttttttccaccaggTGGTTCAGTTTTTAGCAAGGATTGGAAAGGCAGAGTGGTGCCTTCCCCTTGGCGCTGGTTCCGGGGCTCCGGCCGTGTGTGAGGCTGTTGGGGTGCTCGGAGATGTACAAGGAAAGACAAGATGGGTCGTGGCTGGAGAGAGCTCAAGGTCTGGCTGGGGAGAGCTCAAGGTCTGGCCACGGCCACTGTGCAGATGCAAAGGGAGGCcagagagctggaggagggaagaggagggagaggaaggtctgtcaggaggaagggcaggcagggagcacggTCCTCAGCCAGGCATCACTCTGCCATCCCAGCCAAGGGACAGAAACCAACAGGAGCCCGTGTGCCAACCCAGACCACGGACCCGATGCCTGCCCGTGCCCCGGAGGCTCGGGGAAGGGCTTGGCTCAGCCCCGTGGGGTGcggggctggaggcagagctTGTGTGGGGGCTCCACCACAGCAGCAAACACTGGCGATGCCAGAGATTGCCGGTGCAAGCAGCAGCAACGCCAGAGTCTGCCGGAGGGCTGCAACCCAAAGCACTGCGGGCTTGGCGCAGCACCAACCCCTCCAAACCCCGCAAACCATCTTCCCGTTGCCGGGCCACGTGATTGTGAGTTTCTACGGCTCCGGCAGATCCTGGGAAGATCATCCGGGCTCTGGAGCACCGCAGGCGATGGAGCACCCTGGGGCCCGCGCCTCCCCCTtttcccagggctggggctgggcgcTGCCGGCTGCGTCTCCCCAGATACAGGCGAGCGCGGCTGCACCCACGCGAGTGCCTGATTGGCCTCGGCCGAGCCGAAATAGCCGGTGGCTTCCCATCGCCCCGTCGGCAAACAAAGACGGCAGGAAGCACCTGGCAGAGGCCGAGCCCTGCGCGAACGTGGTGGTGCGGGGAGGAGGCTCGGCGGCGCCCGGTTTCGCTTCTgtccctcctccagctgcagaggcaAACAAGGGAGAGCGCAGAGCCTTGGCTGCCAcgccgtccccgtccccgctcACCTTTTTGCCTTCTGAGCAACCTGTCCCATCTGCCACGTTTCGACGGGGCCCAGCTCTCTTCCCAGCTTCACGGTGGGCAGGGGTAAAAACGCTTCGATACAGGGACGGTAATACCGGGGACTGGCAGCAGATGAGGTCTGGCTTCTGTGGGAAGGGCAGAAATAACCCCAACAAGCAGTTTCGCATTCTAAATGCTGATGTTGCTTTTCTGGTAACTTGGAACTGAGAAATGCCCAATTTCTGCTAAAGGGACCCCAGGAAAGAGgagcacacaaacacacacacacaaaaaaaaaaaaatcaaacaaacattttgccATGAGTCAACCAAAATATCCTCGTGGACCCAGGGGGACCTTGTCCTGGGCTGGTTGTTGCCGCTGGGTCAGGACATTCCTCACAGCTGATTTGGGCTTTGCACAATCTGCGTTTCCCCAACAGACCAGCCCCCAAAACCGCCCCAGCTCCTGCGAGGAAGGACTGATGGCACTGCTACAGCACGCACGCAGTCAGGAAGCCTTGCACGGATAGCAGGGGGACAACGCATCAGTGCAGGGGACAGGACGTTAGAGCCCACACGCCTTTTTACTCTAAATAGGCATTAAACACCCTTCCAGACTGCTGGGACCGGAGGAGAGCGTTTTCCCAAGAGCCAGCATCACCCGTGCTGCCCTTCCTCCCTTGCAGCAGGGTTTTTGCGGGGGTTACTCGTTTCTAGGTGCATATCACACACATAGGGACACTCTCTGGGTTTAAGTCCTGGAGCCcgctgtgctggcagagctcaTCTCTCCTGCGGGGTGCTAGGAAGCAGGCAGGTGTGCAGGCAGGTCTGCCGGGCAAAGGGCTGAGCTCTCACCGAGGACACGTCAAAGGCAAGCACTTGTTTATGCAACGCACCAATCTCTGATTACAGAGGACAACATTTGACCCAGGCTCCCTGAATTGGACACTTGCCTGCCCTCCCAGAAAcacccaaataaaaaaatcccaacagaaACCCAGCAAAAGGCTTGGCAGAAAATGAGTCCAGATTTCAACAGGCAGGAGGTGGGCAGCAGTGGACGAGTTTTAGTtactttcagtctttttcagaGCTGCTCCGAGCGTGCGATGAGAAAATGTGCTGAGAGCTGAGGCTCAACATTAAAAGGCCTAGGAAGGACTTTGGAGGGGGCAGATAAAGATGCACCCCCAAGCTAACCCAGCTTGTATACCAGGTATCACAATCctaccagaagaaaaatgacaagcaaaataaaaatagtagaTGAGTCAGCTATTAAAAGGCTAGCAGGGGGATCTGATTGCAGCACAGGTAGTGTTGACTCCTCACTAAACACTCCATGGTGTaagagctgtatttttatacaGCAATTCAAATTTTAGATGATCTAGGCTCTGCCTGCTGGCCCAAACGCCAGCCATGGGCCACAGCACACAGGACCACGCCAGGCTGCCATGGCATGGACCATGCCAGCCTGAAAATGGGCCACAAACCAGGGCACACAGGTCCAGACaaacaaggaggaggaaggccgCCATCAGCTGACTTCACCAAGCCTTTGAACCCAGATGACTCCCGAGCTAATCAGCGACTGAATGGGACGCCCATTCCTCCCCAACAGCCCTGTTtcacaagcagcagcaatttGGGTGTGTTTATGGAAACTAATGAAGGGATGAGTTCAAAAAGGAGCAGCTTTGACAGAGCACCAAAATTGGCCCACAAATTGCTTTCCTCTCAGAGGTGGCATGTTATGAAAaaagcaggaggggaggaagctGCTTTGCCCCCACCAGGGAGAGCGGTGGGACCAGGCCTGTGTCATCATCATCGTCATCCCCCCCTTGGCATCACCGCTCCAGGAGGGCGCCGGCACAGGGAGCGGGTTGGGGCAGGTCACAAGGACCCTGGCAGGCTGCAACTCAAGCCCTCCTGAACTCCATAAAAACGGAGTTTTGGACTGAAACTAGCACAAGCTGATTTAGCTAAGGTCCTTAAACCAGGTCAGCTTGAAGATGAGTGCAGATGGGGGTTAAACACGAGCTGGACATCCCCATCCTAGGGAGCAGGGTTACAGCTCTGTGGTGCAGTCACCAGCCTCTCACAGCCACAACAGGATCTCCTGTGAATCAACCCCAGCTGCCTTTATCATGACAGGCCCAGAGCATCCTCCACACGCCTGAACATTTCAATCCCGTGATCTCTcacccttcctcctctgctggctCAGTCACCCCTGGAAGGACAGTGAGGGCAGGGAGGCTTAACCAGGAACTGCCCCTGTGCCTCACTCGGATCATTAATCGCTTCTTTCCAAGACTTCATTTATGCTGTTCCTAAGGTTGGGTAAGAGATCCGGCAGTTGACTATGTAACACCTTCACGCCCTGGCAGGACACAGGATTTCTACAATCCTGCACTGAATAAATCCCCTGCTGCCCAAGCCAGAACCCAGCAGTCAgcatggggaaggagagggcaggACACCCACAGCCCTGCATTAGTCAGACCAGTTCCCAGCCTTAATTCCTCAGGTTTGGAGGATCAGGTTTAGAGTCAGCATGTTGACTAAGCAGCTTTTTTCTAAACCTCCTCCTTGACACAGCTGGATATTAAGTCATCCACACTTTAACCAAGCCCACAGCATTCAGTGTGGGATTTAGGCTGCAATCCCAACTCTCACCCTCTTTGCAAGCATACAACAGTTCCCAGCAAGAAAACAAGGCTCATTTATACtgctacatttttattaaagtaacAAAAGCATATGTCTGTCAAAGGATCTGTACATTCTGTATATAAAAACACTACTATACAATTAGTAACCATCCACTCCCTCCTCCAAGTGGAGCTTACAAACTTTCTACCATTTTCACCAAATACAAAAAGCAGGTCCCGTTCAACAGTCcagcttgttaaaaaaattacaggaaacCCCTCAAATACACTGTCTCAAAATACACACCATTCAGCTCTGCAGTCGAGTATCAGGCTTGTAGGCAGAAGGCAACAGAGCACACTAATTCACAGCTTTTACATGTAACCAGCTACAAGAGAGAAATGGATTATACCcaggtttggttggttttgaaGCTAAAACCAGACAGCTTTAACATTAGACTCCTCCACACCAGGGACAAAAAGAAGAGACTTTGCTATTTTGGTTCTGGAAGTGAGGGCATGTTAAGAGCAATTATAGTGTATTCCTTTGGTGTGGCCTATTGTTCCTGAAAAACTTTTCTGGTAAGAGGGAGGGAACAGAGTAAGGGGGGGAGTAAATCTTAAGACTGCTTTGATCATGACAAATTACAACCCAAGGAAGTACCAGCCTTCAGGAAACTCCACATCCAGCCAAGGagttcagcaaagcaaacaCTGCTCATCCTGGATGCAGTTCTCATCATGGGCTTTCCACATAAGCAGGTTAAGTGAGGACTCCAAAAAGTACCGAGATCCCTTTTCCTTGAAAAGGGAATTTGCTTTTTGGAAGTTCCCAAGTACTCCCCTCTTGGTGAGGTCACCTATTGCACAAGTTCACCAAGGGAAAAGCCCCAGTGCTTCATTTCAGCTTCTACTTTGCTGACATGAGAAATTCAAGTGATGCAGAGGGAAGTGATGCAACTTCAGAGCCACAAGTCTGTTATTACTGTTCAAGGACAAATAACTCACcacttgacattttaaaaggatCTAAGAATTGAGGCTGGTTTTCCAGTTCTGGAATTCATGATTTGAAGCTTACAAAAATCTGAACGTACTTTCCCACATTAGTAGTCAAGAGTTGGGGAGCggtgctgaatttttttttactatattaaaaacacaagctAAGAACTGTGGCAGATAGGAggcttccttcctctcccagagCACCCAAGATTTGGAAATATATTGCACAAATGTCTGAGAACTTGATTCGTCAAAGGCTGGGCAAGAACAACTCTGGTTATGCCAGTCAGCTGCCAGGTGAGAAAAGAGGAAGGTAAAAAAAGTATGCTGAGACACAAATCTGGGAAAGTTTCATTACAACCAACCATGCCAGTGCCCTGCTTTTTCAATCACTTCTCCCAGATCACTGGAGCAGCACCAGCTTGTTAGTAAAAAGGCAACGTACATACAACATCCTGGTAAAGGCTCATTCCCAACAGGTAAAGTTCTTGGGGCAGCACTTTCAGCTCCCACCCCATTTGTAGTTAGCCAGAGCAGTTTAAGGGCCAAATCCTGAACAACACTTGGGCAAAGTCTCCCTGAATACAAGTACCACTGGGACTCCAAGAGTAGTTTTGCTTGAATAGACAGAGTGCAGGACCAGGCATTAATTGCGCAAAACAGTTATGTACCAAGAGATCAGAACAAAACAATGCCCCTTACCAAGGTATCAGTGGAGACAGGGACAGACATGTGCCAATCAcccagagaaggaagagagggaagaagtgCTGTGACTTTAAAAGCAACATTAGGACACCAAAGCATCTGAGCATCCCACACACAGGGGGAAGAGATCCCCAATACTTCTGATTTTAGAGATAGGGCAAAGGGGGTTCTCACACACCAACCTCTACGGCACAAGGCGAGTTGCTTCAGCTCTTCTGGAGAAGTGACACAGCAAGTCGTCAGCATTGGATTAGGCAGCTTTTGCAAGCAAGAGGCGAGACTCCACTCTTGGAGCAGAGAGAGGCCACACAAGAGCAGGTCATGGGCTGATGCCTAAGCCACACATAGCAGAAAGGCTTTGTAATTCACAGCTGTTCAGTGCTGGTTTCAGGGTCTGGAGTACCCTCCTCAGTGTGCAGCAAGCAGTGGGTGATAGCCAGGTACTGGGAAGCACCAGGAACAAACAGTACTCCAGTGCCACCACGGCAGCTGCAATATTCATCTTGGGGACCTTCTCTGCACAGTCTGACCCCCACTGCATCTCTGCCTTGCTCCACTTCACAGGACACCGATAGCCATGTGGCCCCTTTCAGCCCAGCAGCAGACAGGAAAGATGGAGGGGCTGGAGACAGGCCATGCTCCCCCTCGCTTTGTGCTGGGAgtggggcagagcagagctgcaacACTCACGGAGtaagtgggtccagaggagatGTGTGGGAGCAAAGGAAAGGGATCCCAGGGTCCCCAGCATCGCCAGCCCTGAGGCAAGGTTCCCCCAAACACTATATCCAGGCCCCAGAGATCAGAGCAGCTGGGGAGTGAAGAAAAGTTAGTGGAGTAAAGACAGCAACTCCTTTGTCCCTTCTCCAACAGTATTGCAATACTCGGCGATACAGCAATACTGGTGGGTACCAGGATGGCGAGAAGGTGACACAGACATCTCCCACCACCAAGCCACACTTCCCAGCCTGGCTCTTCCCCCTGGTCCTCCATTCCAAGCTGCCCCAGGTGAGCAAGCCAGCCCAAAATTGCCATCAAACACTAATTAGGTAGATATCGGCTTCATAATAAAAACTCATAAGCTtgcaacagctttaaaaaaggcACCTAGAACACCGCTTCTGTTCAAAGCGGTGcccaatattttaattttggattttcttggatttttttaaaaaatataaatagctCTTCATCTTAAAAATAGATCCTCAGGTGAGGTATACAGTAGCCTGTGTCTTGGCAGTGTAAGGACAAGAGGAGTATTTAGCTGGAGACAGTCATGATGTAGTTTTTGGAAGGACTGGTACGACCTAACATCATCTGATTCTTACAGGTAAGCATCCCATAGGAGCTCACAGGTTTCGTTGCAGTCGCTTCGTATAAGACACAGATGGAGCCGTCCTCACCGATGCGGTATGAGACCTCGTAGGGGTCCACCCAGAGCGTGAGCTCACTGGGCAGGAGCTGGTAGAGCTGCGGTAGGCTGAGTCCGATCTGGCTAGCTGCCTTGCTGATAATGGGGTCCATTTTGTGATTGATCCGGATGCAGCGATACCCAGAGCCTTTGAACGGTTTCTCAGGAAACCAGTGATGTTTGTAGTGCTCTGCAAGGGAAGCGAGAAGGGAAGAGCGGTGAGCAGGcgtgcagcagctgtgaggcGGTCTGTGTCCCGCTGCAGTCCCGAGGGGGTCCCACACCTCGCTGCAGGCGGAGGAAGCCAAATCCTCCTTAGGCTGCCTCCATCAGACGGAGGCTCCAGAGCAGAGTGCTCAACTATACAGCTGCTGCTTGCTCCAAGGGGCAGGAGCCCAGCTCTTCAGGTCCTAGAAGCCCCAGGCAGGACGGTGCCACAGGGGTTGCAGTGATGGGACCCCCACACCTTCTCACCCCGAACGCTGGGGTGGCCAGGGTAGATACCGTAtcaccaacaacaaaacaccacagTCAGG encodes:
- the BTG2 gene encoding protein BTG2, with translation MSQRQSQRRGGPRADMVPEIAAAAGFVSSLLRTRGCVSEQQLQVFSGALREALAEHYKHHWFPEKPFKGSGYRCIRINHKMDPIISKAASQIGLSLPQLYQLLPSELTLWVDPYEVSYRIGEDGSICVLYEATATKPVSSYGMLTCKNQMMLGRTSPSKNYIMTVSS